Genomic segment of Terriglobia bacterium:
ACGGCCGGGCCGGTGGCGGCATCCTTGGGATAAACGATGTCCACTTTGTCCCCAGGCTTGTTCTGGGTGACCAAAAACGGATATCCCGCCTGGCCGTTCGGGCCAAATTTCAGCACCTGTCCAGGCAATAGCGAACCTTTCAGCTCCGTGGTGGCCAGCTTGTCGCGGATTTTCGTTTTGTCCAGGGTGCCGGCCTGCTCAATGGCCTGGGCCAGGATGCGCATGGCATCGTACGCCGTAGCGGCGTACCAAGAGTCCACCGGACGGTTGTACATCGCCTTGTAGTCGGCCGCGAACTTCGCTGCTTGCGCGTACGGTAGTTTGTCTGACCACCAGAGCGCGGCCAGGATGTAGTCCGTGCCCGCGCCCAGGGCTTTGCGTGCGTCCGCTTCCGGACCGCGCGCGCCATAGCTGATCACCTGGTGGTGCAGCCCCGCCTGCAGATACTGGCGCTGCATGGTGATGTAGTCGGGAAGGTGCGCGTCAGAAAGGAAAATGTCACCCTTGGCAGTCTTGATTTTCTGCAGAACGGCGGTAAAGTCTGTGGCCTTGTACTCGAACTTTTCGTTCAAGACCACATCGAAATATCCCGGATGCGCTTTGGTCCATTCCAGAATGCCGTCTACATAGTCTTTGCCGTGGTCGGTGTTCTCCACCACCATGGCGATCTTGAGCCCTTTCTTGAGCTTGCCCTGGTCTACCAAGCTGCCCAGGAACTCGGCAGTCGTGGAGCCCAGGAGCTTGATCGGGCTGAGCACGCCAAAGGTGTACTTGTAGCCGCGGCTGAAAATGCTGGTGGCGGCGGCGCCGGCTGTAAGCCAAGGTGTCTTGTAGCGGTCCGGCATCACGGATTCGGCTTCACCCAGCGGCGTGGAGTAGCCGCCGATCACGGCGGTGACGTTGTCTGAGGTCATGGCGCGCTCAGCCAGCGACGAGGACTTGGCCTGATCGGTGCCGTCGTCATAGAAGACCTCTTTGATCAGCAGTTTCTTGCCTTTGTCTTTGACGAAAATGCCGCCCTTGTCGTTGATCTGCTTGATGGCGAGCTCGATGCCTTCCTTCTGGTACTGCCCGGGTTTGGCTTCCGCACCGGTGATGGGCATGACGACGCCAATGGTGATGGCATCCTGGGCCGCTGCAGCCAGAGCACCCAAGCTGCTTGCCAGCAATGCAAATAGCAGTACGCGACCAATACACGCGCGAAAATCGCCTGACTTCTTCATGGCTTCCTCCTTGAAAAATGAGCGGCCTTGGCCCGGTGTGCGGGAAGAGCCGTGAGTATCCTCGCCAGCCTCGGGCGAAAGATGGCGTGCTGCATAATATAGCCGCGCCCGCGAGATTAACAAGAAAAGAGTTAAGCCGCGTGAGGCCCGGCAAATAAATATCGCTAGACGATATTATTTTCAAGCAGATGACTTGATGCCATGCGTCTTCGGGCGCCTCCCGCGACGTGCGCCGCGCGCCATGGCGCATGAATTGCCTTACCGTGTTCGCCGGCAATGGAGTTAAGTGACTGGGAAGAGACGGGCTTAAGCCGGCCAGCGTTCGTGAAAGCAGGGAGAGGGTCCGGTCGTCTCACAACCCTGATGTGAATCAGACAGAGTCCGGTTTTTCTCTTTCCGCTTGACAACTCCGGTAATCCGACTACCCTAGGTGGCCTAATCGAAGGGGCCCGGTTCCCGTCCTGTGGAGCAGGACGGGAAAGTGTTTCTCAGGTACAAGCAACGCAAAAATTCAATGAGGTCAGGCTCTGGCCAGTCTGATCTTTTTTTCCAGGAGGGCCGTATGTCGAGTGTTCCCATGCAGGTGACATCGTCAGACCAGATATCCACGGGGAGAATCTGGCTGGTGATTTTGGCTTCCGCGGTCGGAACGATGATCGAGTGGTACGACTTTTACATCTTCGGCAGCCTTGCGGCTATTCTGTCGCTCAAGTTCTATCCCGTCGGCAACGACACATTCGCGTATATCGCATATTTGGCGACGTTCGCGGTAGGCTTTGTCGTGCGCCCATTCGGGGCGCTGTTTTTCGGCCGCATCGGCGACCTGGTGGGCCGCAAGTACGCTTTTCTGGTGACATTGAGCATCATGGGCGGCGCTACGATCTTGATCGGTCTCCTGCCCACCTATGCCACAGCCGGCTGGTTCTCGCCGATCGCCCTCATTCTCATCCGCGTTCTGCAAGGATTGGCGCTGGGCGGCGAGTATGGCGGCGCGGCGGTGTACGTTGCCGAGCACGTGCCGGACAACCGGCGCGGCTTCTACACCAGCTTCATCCAGATCACGGCGACTCTGGGTTTATTTGTTTCCATTTTGGTCATTTTGGGGACGCAATCGTACATGAGCAAGGAAGATTTCAGCCGGTACGGCTGGCGTATTCCTTTCCTGATCTCGGCCTTCTTGCTGGCCATTTCCATTTACATCCGCCTGAAGATGGAAGAATCGCCGATTTTCGCCACCATCAAAAGCGCTGGCATGAGTTCGATGCAGCCTTTGAAGGATGCGTTCACCAACTGGCCGAACCTGAAGCAAGTGGCCATTTCGCTGTTCGGCGCCACCGCCGGCCAGGGCGTGGTCTGGTATACAGGACAGTTCTTTGCGCTGTTCTACATGCAGACCGTGCTGAAGATCAATCCCAAGACGGCCAACTACATCATCGTATGGGCGCTGTTGTTTGGTATGCCGCTGTTTACGGTGTTTGGCGTGCTTTCAGACAAGATCGGACGCAAGTGGATCATGATGCTCGGCTGCTTGTTCGCCGTGATCTCATATCTTCCGATTTATCACGCCATGCATGATGCGGCGGGCAACAACGTGACCACCTTCACGTCATCCAAGGCCAAGGCAACCGGTGCGACGGTGTTGACGGCGATGACTGTTGATGCGACAGGAAAGCCTGTCCCCGCCAAAGAAGCGGCCAATCCAGACACCAAGAAATTGATCTTCCTGGTCTGGTTGCAAATGATTTGGGTGTGCATGGTGTACGGTCCGATTGCCGCATACCTGGTGGAGGCATTCCCGGCCAAGATCAGGTACACGTCATTGTCACTGCCGTATCACATCGGCAACGGCGTGTTCGGAGGCATGCTCCCGTTGATCGGGATCTGGGTAAGCGCCTCCACCGGCCATATCTACGCCGGCTTGTGGTATCCCATGATCGTGGCCGGCATCACGTTCGTGGTGGGCTCGATCCTGTTGCGTGACACCAGAAATGTCAAGATCTGGCAGGAGGCCGCTGCGGCAGGAAAGTGAACCGCAGATGCCGCTTGCAGACATCCCAGTGGCATAGGTGTAGGATAATCTGTTTCGGACTGGCGGGTGGCAGCCGTTGCCACCCGTTAGTCGTTGCAGGCCCAACCCCCGCGGGCCATAGCGAGTTCGCGCGATTTGATTTCGAAACCAAGAGGTCAAGGCCATGGCTGACGCTCGTGCAGTGAAGGAAAAACAACCGGCAACCGAGGTAAACGAAGCCCAGATCGCCGTCCATTGGCGGGAAGAAGAATACTATTACCCCAGCGCAAAATTCATTGGCCAGGCCAACCTGACTGATCCTGCCGTGATGGAACGCTTCGGAGAGGAGAATTTTCCGGAGTGCTTCCGCGAATATGCCGACCTGCTGAGCTGGGACCAGTACTGGCACACCACACTGGACACCAGCGACGCGCCTTTCTGGAAGTGGTTTGCCGGGGGCAAGCTCAACGTCTGCTACAACTGCGTGGACCGGCACCTGGACAAGCACAAGAACAAAGCCGCCTTTATTTTTGTCGGCGAGCCGGAAGAAGAGCCGCCGCTGTCCATTACCTACCAGGAGTTGTATTACCGGGTGAACGAAGTCGCTGCGTTGCTGCGCGATTTCTGCGGCTTAAAAACCGGCGATCGGGTGACCATCCATATGCCGGTGGTGCCGGAACTGCCCATCACCATGCTGGCCTGCGCGCGGCTGGGCATCATCCATTCGGTAGTGTTTGGCGGTTTCAGCGGTGAAGCCTGCGGCATGCGCGCCGCCGATTCCGGCAGCAACGTGCTGATCACCATTGACGGCTACTACCGCAGCGGCAACATGACGGACCACAAAGAGAAAGCCGACCTGGCTGTGGCCACCGCGGAAAAAGAAGGTCAGAAAGTCGAAAAAGTCCTGGTGTGGCGGCGTCAGGCGGGCAAATATCATTCGGCAAAGCCCATGGTCCAGGGCCGCGACTTCTTCGTGGACGAAATCCTGAAGAAGTATTCCGGCAAGACCGTTGATCCGGTTTCCATGCCGTCGGAAGCGCCGCTGTTTCTGATGTACACCAGCGGCACCACGGGCCGACCCAAGGGATGCCAGCACGGAACGGGCGGATATCTCGCCTACGTTGCCGGGACCACCAAGTACATTCAGGATGTTCAGCCGGAAGACGTCTACTGGTGCATGGCGGACATTGGCTGGATCACCGGCCACTCTTATATCGTTTACGGTCCACTGGCGCTGGCGGCCACCAGCGTGTTGTATGAGGGCGTGCCCAATTATCCTGATGCGGGACGTCCGTGGCGCGTGGCCCAGCGGCTGGACGTGAATATCTTCCATACCTCGCCGACGGCCATCCGCATGTTGCGCAAGGCCGGTCCCGACGAACCCGCCAAGTACAACTACCACTTCAAGCACATGACCACGG
This window contains:
- the acs gene encoding acetate--CoA ligase, with translation MADARAVKEKQPATEVNEAQIAVHWREEEYYYPSAKFIGQANLTDPAVMERFGEENFPECFREYADLLSWDQYWHTTLDTSDAPFWKWFAGGKLNVCYNCVDRHLDKHKNKAAFIFVGEPEEEPPLSITYQELYYRVNEVAALLRDFCGLKTGDRVTIHMPVVPELPITMLACARLGIIHSVVFGGFSGEACGMRAADSGSNVLITIDGYYRSGNMTDHKEKADLAVATAEKEGQKVEKVLVWRRQAGKYHSAKPMVQGRDFFVDEILKKYSGKTVDPVSMPSEAPLFLMYTSGTTGRPKGCQHGTGGYLAYVAGTTKYIQDVQPEDVYWCMADIGWITGHSYIVYGPLALAATSVLYEGVPNYPDAGRPWRVAQRLDVNIFHTSPTAIRMLRKAGPDEPAKYNYHFKHMTTVGEPIEPEVWKWYYQVVGKGEAVIVDTWWQTETGGFLCSTKPGIDPMKPGSAGPAVPGIYPVIYDEERKEVKPGSGKAGNICIRNPWPGMFQTIYGNRERFVQQYYQKYNRDKTSKKWQDWPYFAGDGAVQAPDGYFRILGRVDDVINVAGHRLGTKELESACLTVPEVAEAAVVPVADEVKGRVPEVYVALKPGVPHGGGIIEEKIKEAIDTQIGKIARPRKVHVVPDMPKTRSGKIMRRVLAAISNNLDTGDVTTLANPDIVEQIRVMVQGDKKVVLKDAPEDLKRFGDER
- a CDS encoding amino acid ABC transporter substrate-binding protein — translated: MKKSGDFRACIGRVLLFALLASSLGALAAAAQDAITIGVVMPITGAEAKPGQYQKEGIELAIKQINDKGGIFVKDKGKKLLIKEVFYDDGTDQAKSSSLAERAMTSDNVTAVIGGYSTPLGEAESVMPDRYKTPWLTAGAAATSIFSRGYKYTFGVLSPIKLLGSTTAEFLGSLVDQGKLKKGLKIAMVVENTDHGKDYVDGILEWTKAHPGYFDVVLNEKFEYKATDFTAVLQKIKTAKGDIFLSDAHLPDYITMQRQYLQAGLHHQVISYGARGPEADARKALGAGTDYILAALWWSDKLPYAQAAKFAADYKAMYNRPVDSWYAATAYDAMRILAQAIEQAGTLDKTKIRDKLATTELKGSLLPGQVLKFGPNGQAGYPFLVTQNKPGDKVDIVYPKDAATGPAVAPMP
- a CDS encoding MHS family MFS transporter; the encoded protein is MSSVPMQVTSSDQISTGRIWLVILASAVGTMIEWYDFYIFGSLAAILSLKFYPVGNDTFAYIAYLATFAVGFVVRPFGALFFGRIGDLVGRKYAFLVTLSIMGGATILIGLLPTYATAGWFSPIALILIRVLQGLALGGEYGGAAVYVAEHVPDNRRGFYTSFIQITATLGLFVSILVILGTQSYMSKEDFSRYGWRIPFLISAFLLAISIYIRLKMEESPIFATIKSAGMSSMQPLKDAFTNWPNLKQVAISLFGATAGQGVVWYTGQFFALFYMQTVLKINPKTANYIIVWALLFGMPLFTVFGVLSDKIGRKWIMMLGCLFAVISYLPIYHAMHDAAGNNVTTFTSSKAKATGATVLTAMTVDATGKPVPAKEAANPDTKKLIFLVWLQMIWVCMVYGPIAAYLVEAFPAKIRYTSLSLPYHIGNGVFGGMLPLIGIWVSASTGHIYAGLWYPMIVAGITFVVGSILLRDTRNVKIWQEAAAAGK